A window of Novosphingobium terrae contains these coding sequences:
- a CDS encoding MFS transporter yields MLPPLIPPAPKPLRLSPPSTLMVYALAHAGKTLFWTVSDLYFTWMVITVGGVAAGWAGLGIGLSILIAAGADYTGGRWLGARVSDIAMAARTQFLACLATSAALLAFAILGLMRPEGLALAMMAGLILFRLTYAGLDITQNALPALIATSERERAAYGMWRNISGGLARIALSAAFVPLLMHRLRQDQALNFLAMALVIAVLACAAAALLRLRLTHGATPATVPPPAPSAAEDKPRLGPLSLAMALASLGMTLFQQLEPFFAATALDRDAATAFLTAGAVGMVGSQPLWRLLALSRHRRWTHASVIAACLACAGLMLLTNAYGLVWALVSGLFYGLAGGGVTLLLWMAALDCLPQQAIGRISTFSASAKLGQALSIALGCAMLQIGAPAPLLGMVMAAALGLVGLSILIARTGPARLHKA; encoded by the coding sequence TTGCTCCCGCCCCTGATCCCTCCTGCGCCAAAGCCGTTGCGCCTGTCCCCGCCCTCGACGCTGATGGTCTATGCGCTGGCCCATGCGGGCAAGACGCTGTTCTGGACCGTCAGCGACCTCTATTTCACATGGATGGTCATCACCGTGGGTGGGGTGGCGGCAGGCTGGGCCGGGCTGGGCATCGGCCTGTCGATCCTGATCGCAGCAGGGGCGGACTATACCGGAGGGCGCTGGCTAGGCGCCCGGGTCAGTGATATCGCCATGGCCGCCCGCACGCAGTTTCTGGCCTGCCTCGCCACCAGCGCCGCGCTGCTGGCCTTCGCCATTCTGGGGCTGATGCGGCCCGAGGGTCTGGCGCTGGCCATGATGGCGGGGCTGATCCTTTTCCGCCTCACCTATGCCGGGCTGGACATCACCCAGAACGCCCTGCCCGCCCTGATCGCCACCAGCGAGCGCGAAAGGGCCGCCTATGGCATGTGGCGCAACATCTCGGGCGGCCTCGCGCGGATTGCGCTGAGCGCGGCCTTTGTCCCCCTGCTGATGCACCGCCTGCGTCAGGATCAGGCGCTGAATTTCCTCGCCATGGCACTGGTGATCGCGGTGCTGGCCTGCGCGGCGGCGGCCCTGCTGCGCCTGCGCCTGACACATGGCGCCACGCCCGCGACAGTGCCTCCCCCGGCCCCATCCGCAGCGGAAGACAAGCCGCGCCTTGGCCCCCTCTCGCTGGCCATGGCGCTGGCCTCGCTGGGCATGACGCTGTTTCAGCAATTGGAGCCCTTCTTCGCCGCCACAGCGCTGGATCGCGATGCCGCCACCGCCTTTCTCACCGCAGGCGCGGTGGGCATGGTCGGCAGCCAGCCGCTCTGGCGCCTGCTGGCGCTGAGCCGCCACCGGCGCTGGACGCATGCCAGCGTCATCGCCGCCTGCCTTGCCTGCGCAGGGCTGATGCTGCTGACCAACGCCTATGGGCTGGTCTGGGCGCTTGTCTCGGGGCTGTTCTATGGGCTGGCGGGCGGCGGGGTGACGCTGCTGCTGTGGATGGCCGCGCTCGACTGCCTGCCGCAGCAGGCCATCGGGCGGATCAGCACATTTTCGGCCAGCGCCAAGCTGGGTCAGGCGCTCAGCATCGCGCTGGGCTGCGCCATGCTGCAGATCGGCGCGCCCGCTCCGCTGCTGGGGATGGTGATGGCGGCAGCGCTGGGGCTGGTGGGGCTCTCCATCCTGATTGCCAGAACCGGCCCGGCACGCTTACATAAAGCCTGA
- a CDS encoding ROK family transcriptional regulator → MNPSHLRPSPLPAQPFRALSANERMVLGLIRQHAPISRAELARRCGLTIPSISRIAEALLSDGLIAAEEKVMMGRMGQPSLPLVLAPDAAFAIGVAVRADSLVVTLSHLSGAVRAQAREHLADPARDAVEARIIDLATALLDAHGAAPRLCGIGIALSGFFLEGQEQINAPLGMEDWAIDRLESLMHTRMGVPVVIENDGNAAAIGEHDQRGAQAPSSMAYLYIDRGLGGGMVVDGRLMRGAHGNAGEFTGLIPPETRPLRPTLELLRRMLEEDGLPFPSIAAMLEQFDEDWPTLDRWLDTVTPVANAVVSAAAALLDPQEVVIGGRIPPSLARRLADRMACYTVPLRGRDRPFPQITASVAHDDTAAFGAGMMCFQRYLL, encoded by the coding sequence ATGAATCCATCGCATCTGCGCCCCTCCCCGCTTCCCGCCCAGCCCTTTCGTGCCCTTTCCGCCAATGAGCGCATGGTGCTGGGGCTGATCCGCCAGCATGCGCCGATCTCCCGCGCGGAATTGGCGCGGCGCTGCGGGCTGACCATTCCCTCGATCAGCCGCATCGCCGAGGCGCTGCTGAGCGACGGGCTGATCGCGGCGGAGGAAAAGGTGATGATGGGCCGCATGGGCCAGCCCAGCCTGCCGCTGGTGCTGGCGCCCGATGCCGCCTTCGCCATTGGCGTGGCAGTGCGCGCGGACAGTCTGGTCGTCACGCTGAGCCATCTTTCCGGCGCGGTGCGGGCGCAGGCGCGCGAGCATCTGGCCGATCCCGCGCGCGATGCGGTCGAGGCACGGATCATCGATCTGGCCACCGCCCTGCTGGACGCTCATGGCGCCGCACCGCGCCTGTGCGGCATCGGCATCGCCCTCTCGGGCTTTTTCCTTGAGGGGCAGGAGCAGATCAACGCTCCGCTGGGCATGGAAGACTGGGCCATCGACCGGCTGGAAAGCCTGATGCACACCCGTATGGGCGTGCCCGTGGTGATCGAGAATGACGGCAATGCCGCCGCCATCGGCGAGCATGACCAGCGCGGCGCGCAGGCCCCCTCCAGCATGGCCTATCTCTACATCGACCGGGGCCTTGGCGGCGGCATGGTGGTGGACGGGCGGCTGATGCGCGGCGCCCATGGCAATGCGGGCGAATTCACCGGCCTGATCCCGCCCGAAACCCGCCCCCTGCGCCCCACGCTGGAGCTGTTGCGCCGCATGCTTGAGGAAGACGGCCTGCCCTTCCCCTCCATCGCCGCCATGCTGGAACAGTTTGACGAAGACTGGCCGACGCTGGACCGCTGGCTCGATACGGTGACGCCTGTGGCCAATGCCGTGGTCTCCGCCGCCGCCGCCCTGCTCGATCCGCAGGAGGTGGTGATCGGCGGGCGCATTCCGCCCTCGCTGGCCCGGCGGCTGGCGGATCGCATGGCCTGCTACACCGTGCCCTTGCGTGGCAGGGATCGTCCCTTTCCGCAGATCACGGCCTCCGTCGCGCATGACGATACGGCGGCTTTCGGCGCGGGCATGATGTGTTTCCAGCGCTATCTGCTGTAG
- a CDS encoding AraC family transcriptional regulator, whose protein sequence is MQDQLDRLCQRVLRHTDGLRLQTPLPGVGLAVARQSSTPVLTLYQPMACLVLQGAKQVLIGDRVLRYDPASCFIASLDLPASGCVIEAAGDKPYVVASLALDREMLAALLADLPPIAPGEPVAGFGVAPVTSELLAAWDQLLALLDTPQDIPFLGAARQREVLYRFLQGAHGPMLRQLVHEDSRLAQVRRAILWIRDHFDQALRTETLADIAGMSIASFHRHFKAATAMSPLQYQKALRLQAARRLMSTSLDAARTAYAVGYESASQFSRDYARQFGAPPLRDAERLRSQPQEEGAAV, encoded by the coding sequence ATGCAGGACCAACTCGATCGCCTCTGCCAGCGCGTGTTGCGCCACACTGACGGGCTGCGGCTGCAAACGCCGCTGCCGGGGGTGGGGCTGGCCGTCGCGCGGCAGAGCAGCACGCCGGTGCTCACGCTCTATCAGCCGATGGCCTGTCTGGTGCTGCAGGGCGCCAAGCAGGTGCTGATCGGTGACCGCGTGCTGCGTTACGATCCGGCCAGCTGCTTCATCGCCTCACTGGACCTGCCCGCCAGCGGCTGCGTGATCGAGGCGGCGGGCGACAAGCCCTATGTCGTGGCCAGCCTCGCGCTGGACCGCGAGATGCTGGCCGCGCTGCTGGCGGATTTGCCGCCGATCGCACCGGGTGAGCCGGTGGCAGGCTTTGGCGTGGCGCCGGTCACCTCCGAATTGCTGGCCGCATGGGATCAGCTTCTGGCCCTGCTCGACACGCCGCAGGATATCCCCTTTCTGGGCGCCGCGCGTCAGCGCGAGGTGCTGTACCGCTTTCTGCAAGGCGCCCATGGCCCGATGCTGCGCCAGCTTGTCCATGAGGACAGCCGTCTGGCGCAGGTGCGCCGCGCCATCCTGTGGATTCGCGATCACTTCGATCAGGCCCTGCGCACCGAAACTCTTGCGGACATTGCGGGCATGAGCATCGCCTCCTTCCACCGCCATTTCAAGGCGGCCACGGCGATGAGCCCGCTGCAGTATCAGAAAGCGCTCCGCCTGCAGGCCGCACGCAGGCTGATGAGCACCAGCCTCGATGCCGCGCGCACGGCCTATGCCGTGGGGTATGAAAGCGCATCGCAGTTCAGCCGCGATTATGCGCGCCAGTTCGGAGCCCCGCCCTTGCGGGATGCCGAGCGATTGCGGTCGCAACCTCAGGAAGAGGGCGCTGCGGTCTGA